A genomic segment from Microbacterium sp. SORGH_AS_0428 encodes:
- a CDS encoding ATP-binding cassette domain-containing protein yields MTSTPSGSDAPTPDDGSAEEVSAAPKKPASARPSTPRTPRSTTTRPAAARKPVAKKPATSSAAAPAPAEKEAAAPAAPKKPAAKRPTAAKRPAGSPAEDAAAPAAAAKKPAAAKKPAAPRKPAARTTTARTGETAPKPRTASPRTKSAQAGAKAPRTTAAKTPPVAPIDAPVPVDFVIPPKPPLPSRPAPADAEQPAAVDEVIVPDEAPVEAASPEVLDEVPVVSATDADTEQESRPEPADASSPEPVETLDDVVVEEIVDEVPEPPAVVDAGDETPDVPTPAEAEVVVVTERAEDEASERLFADVAEPAAAADEPPLALEVNGLSKSYGSTVAVAGIDLAVPAGTFYGLVGPNGAGKTTTLSMIAGLLKPDAGTIRVAGVDARTRSREAKRLIGVLPDRLRTFDRLTGRQLLSYAGLLRGLDANTVERRASDLGRAFDLTAALGRSVSDYSAGMTKKVMLAAALIHSPRLLVLDEPFEAVDPVSSSVILDILGTYVSHGGTVLLSSHGMDLVERVCDRVAVIVSGQVLVDGTVAEVRGEQTLEARFLELVGGSNEVEGLEWLHTFSD; encoded by the coding sequence GTGACCTCCACTCCTTCCGGTTCCGACGCGCCCACGCCCGACGACGGCTCCGCCGAGGAGGTCTCCGCGGCACCGAAGAAGCCGGCATCCGCGCGCCCTTCGACGCCGCGCACTCCGCGCTCCACGACCACCCGTCCGGCAGCGGCTCGCAAGCCCGTCGCGAAGAAGCCGGCGACGTCGTCGGCGGCAGCGCCCGCGCCCGCCGAGAAGGAGGCTGCGGCGCCCGCAGCTCCGAAGAAGCCTGCGGCGAAGCGGCCGACGGCAGCCAAGCGTCCCGCGGGTTCGCCCGCGGAGGATGCGGCGGCGCCGGCCGCTGCGGCGAAGAAGCCGGCTGCCGCGAAGAAGCCGGCCGCACCCCGCAAGCCTGCCGCCCGGACGACGACGGCCCGTACCGGCGAGACCGCGCCCAAGCCGCGGACCGCATCGCCGCGCACGAAGTCGGCGCAGGCGGGAGCGAAGGCGCCGCGCACGACAGCCGCCAAGACGCCGCCCGTGGCGCCGATCGACGCGCCGGTTCCGGTGGACTTCGTCATTCCGCCCAAGCCGCCCCTGCCGTCGCGCCCCGCGCCGGCGGATGCGGAACAGCCCGCCGCTGTCGACGAGGTCATCGTCCCGGACGAGGCGCCGGTCGAGGCCGCATCGCCGGAGGTGCTCGACGAGGTGCCGGTCGTCTCGGCGACCGATGCGGACACCGAGCAGGAGAGCAGACCTGAGCCCGCCGATGCGTCGTCGCCCGAGCCGGTGGAGACGCTGGACGATGTCGTGGTCGAAGAGATCGTCGACGAGGTGCCCGAGCCTCCCGCCGTCGTCGATGCCGGCGACGAGACCCCCGACGTGCCGACACCGGCGGAGGCAGAGGTCGTCGTCGTGACCGAACGTGCGGAGGATGAGGCGTCCGAACGGTTGTTCGCCGATGTCGCCGAGCCGGCGGCTGCAGCGGACGAGCCCCCTCTGGCGCTCGAGGTGAACGGACTGTCCAAGTCCTACGGCTCGACCGTCGCGGTCGCGGGTATCGATCTCGCCGTCCCCGCCGGCACCTTCTATGGCCTCGTCGGGCCGAACGGTGCGGGCAAGACCACCACGCTCTCGATGATCGCCGGGCTCCTGAAACCGGATGCGGGCACCATCCGCGTGGCGGGCGTCGATGCGCGCACCCGGTCACGAGAGGCCAAGAGGCTGATCGGGGTGCTACCGGACCGCCTGCGCACCTTCGATCGCCTGACCGGGCGCCAGCTCCTCTCCTACGCGGGGCTGTTGCGGGGCCTCGATGCGAACACCGTCGAGCGCCGCGCCTCCGACCTGGGGCGAGCCTTCGACCTGACAGCGGCGCTGGGCCGATCCGTTTCGGACTACTCGGCGGGCATGACGAAGAAGGTCATGCTGGCCGCAGCCCTCATCCATTCGCCCCGGCTGCTCGTGCTCGACGAGCCCTTCGAGGCCGTCGACCCGGTTTCGAGCTCGGTCATCCTCGACATCCTGGGCACCTACGTGTCGCACGGAGGAACGGTTCTGCTCTCCAGCCACGGGATGGACCTGGTCGAGCGCGTGTGCGACCGTGTGGCGGTGATCGTCTCCGGTCAGGTGCTGGTCGACGGCACGGTGGCCGAGGTTCGCGGCGAGCAGACGCTCGAGGCGCGGTTCCTCGAGCTCGTCGGCGGCTCGAACGAGGTGGAGGGCCTCGAATGGCTGCACACGTTCTCCGACTGA
- the murI gene encoding glutamate racemase, producing MDDAPIGIFDSGVGGLTVARAISQLLPRESLLYIGDTARSPYGPKPIADVRRYSLEILDTLVEQGVKMLVIACNTASAAVLRDARERYDVPVVEVIGPAVRTALATTRNSRIGVIGTTGTIGSGAYQDMLEVNPNVTVFAQACPRFVDFVEAGVTGSPEVLHIAEEYLAPLRHAGVDTLVLGCTHYPFLEGAISYVMGEGVSLVSSDTETAKDVYRQLVSRDLLAGPDAVAQHVYEATGSSADDFIQLAHRLMGREVRQVQLVQTGTIDLPRTTAS from the coding sequence GTGGACGACGCGCCGATCGGGATCTTCGACTCCGGAGTGGGTGGTCTGACCGTCGCTCGCGCGATCTCGCAGCTGCTGCCGCGCGAATCGCTGCTCTACATCGGCGACACCGCACGCTCGCCCTACGGTCCGAAGCCGATCGCGGATGTGCGCCGCTACTCGCTGGAGATCCTCGACACACTGGTCGAGCAGGGCGTGAAGATGCTCGTCATCGCCTGCAACACGGCGTCGGCCGCGGTGCTCCGGGATGCGCGCGAGCGCTATGACGTACCCGTGGTCGAAGTCATCGGCCCCGCCGTGCGCACGGCACTCGCCACGACGCGCAACAGCCGCATCGGTGTCATCGGCACGACCGGGACGATCGGCTCCGGCGCCTACCAAGACATGCTCGAGGTGAACCCGAACGTCACCGTGTTCGCGCAGGCGTGCCCGCGCTTCGTCGACTTCGTCGAGGCCGGCGTCACCGGCTCGCCCGAGGTGCTCCACATCGCTGAGGAGTACCTGGCGCCCCTGCGCCACGCCGGTGTCGACACGCTCGTTCTCGGCTGCACGCACTATCCCTTCCTCGAGGGCGCTATCAGCTACGTCATGGGTGAGGGCGTGAGTCTCGTCTCGAGCGACACCGAGACGGCGAAGGACGTCTACCGTCAGCTCGTCTCCCGCGATCTGCTGGCAGGCCCCGACGCCGTGGCCCAGCACGTGTACGAGGCGACGGGCTCGTCGGCAGACGACTTCATCCAGCTCGCGCACCGCCTCATGGGACGCGAGGTGCGTCAGGTGCAGCTCGTGCAGACCGGCACGATCGATCTGCCCCGCACCACCGCGTCCTGA
- a CDS encoding DUF3039 domain-containing protein, whose translation MSTPADSPDQGGLATLDRELEELIREETIEPGDHERFSHYVKKEKILESAITGKPVRALCGKKWTPGRDPEKFPVCPSCKEIYESLQQ comes from the coding sequence ATGAGCACCCCTGCCGACAGCCCCGACCAGGGCGGCCTCGCCACCCTCGACCGCGAGCTCGAAGAGCTCATCCGCGAAGAGACCATCGAGCCCGGCGATCACGAGCGCTTCTCGCACTACGTGAAGAAGGAGAAGATCCTCGAGTCGGCCATCACGGGCAAGCCCGTGCGCGCGCTGTGCGGCAAGAAGTGGACGCCGGGACGAGACCCGGAGAAGTTCCCGGTCTGCCCGTCGTGCAAGGAGATCTACGAGTCGCTGCAGCAGTGA